The Geoalkalibacter subterraneus genome contains the following window.
AAACTCTGGCACTATCTGCCGTTCGTGCTGGTGTTCCACATTGTTAGCGGGCTGATGTACGGCGTTCTTTACCCGGTCTATCAACCCGCGGCCTTTCTCCCGGGTGGGGAATTGCCGTTTTACATGCTGACAGCGCTGGCTGCGGTCTTTCTGGTCAGGAAACAACAGGAATTTTCTCTGATTGCCGGCATTTTGCTTGCGATGGTTTCCTTTGCGCTGCTGCAGCACACCCACCCGGCAAGCATCAACCTAAGCATGTTCGCCATGCAGGCTGGACAGGGATTCGTCGATCTTTTTCTGCTGGCCTACCTTCTCTCCTTCCCCCGGCGGATTCGTGCCATCGGCATCGGCCTTGCCACCCTGTGCCTGGGCATTTACGGGGGCCAGTTGATCGGCCAATTTCTGCAGGATTTTGTCGGCGTCATCGTCATGGCAGGGCTGATCAGTCTCAACCTGGCGGTTTTGACACTTTACCTGCTGGGTCAACGCCGACTCGCCTCTACAAAAAATGAAGTGAGAGGGGAAAGTCCTGCGAGGACAGACTTCACCATTTCAGAGCTGCCCGCGTCCTCGGCCGATACCGCCTCCCACCCCGCACCTGAAGACATTCTCACCCCAGAGAGTCAGCTTCCGGCAAACCTGCGACTCCTGCTTTCTCCCCGCGAATGCCTGGTTCTGACGCACAGCATCGAAGGCTGCACCTACCGCGAAATCGCCCATCGTCTCGACATCTCGGAATCCACGGTCAAAACCTACATGAAGCGCATCTGCGACAAGCTGGGTGTGCAGGGGCGCAAGGGGCTTTTTGATGCATTGGCCGCCATGAAGTCCCCGCTCTCAGCCTCATAATCAGCGCCCCCTCAGGTTGACAACCCCGCCAGGAGTGATTAGCTTGCCTGCATCCGCGAACTTCGCAGCAAGGAGCAAGCGCCCATGAGCGATGAAAAAGACGAAATGATCGAGCCGGACCTCCCCGGCGACGAAGACAATAATCCCGAAGAGGAACAGGAAAGCGGGCTGGTGCTCGCTTCCGAAGTTCTGCCCTCATCTCTGCCATTGATTCCCCTGCGGCCGCGCCCGGCCTTCCCCGGCATCATCCTGCCGCTGGCGGTCAACGGCGCGGAGCGCGCGGCCACCATCCGCCAGGCGATGGATACGCCCAGTCGCGCTATCGGCCTGGTGCTGGTCGAGGATGGCGAAGAAGCCGACGGCCCGGACAATCTGCACAGCGTCGGCGTTGCCGGCAAAATCATGAAAATCCTCCACCAGGAGGAAGACACCATCCACCTGCTGGTCAATACGCTTGAGCGCTTCACCATCGAAGACATCGTCGTGCAGGATAATGGCGTATTGCGCGGGCGGGTGCAGTACCGCTACGGTGCGGAGATGTCCGTCAATCCGGAGCTCAAAGCCTACTCCATGGCCATTATCGGTGCTCTCAAGGAGCTGGTGCAGATCAACCCGCTCTATTCCGAGGAAATCAAGATGTTCCTCAACCGCTCGAGCCTTGACGATCCTGGGCGGCTGGCAGATTTTGCCGCCAACCTGACCTCTGCAGACGGTCAAGAACTGCAGAACATCCTGGAAACTTTCGATGTCAAGAAGCGCATCGACCGGGTGCTGGTACTGCTGAAGAAAGAACTTGAAGTTTCGCGCCTGCAGACCGAGATCACCAAGCAGATCGAGGAAAAGATCTCCAAGCAGCAGCGCGAGTTCTTCCTTAAGGAGCAGCTCAAGGCCATCAAGAAGGAGCTGGGGCTTGAAAAGGAAGGCAAGGCAGCGGAAGTGGAAAAGTTCGAAAAGCGCCTGGCTGAACTCAAGCTCAACGAGGAAGCGCAGAAAACCGTCAACGAGGAGTTGGAAAAGCTCAAACTGCTTGAACCCAACTCCCCCGAATACACCGTCACTCGCAACTATCTCGACTGGCTGACCATCCTCCCCTGGGGGCGTTTCAGCAAGGACTCCTACCGCATTGATCGTGCCCGCAATGTCCTCGACCGCGATCATTACGGACTGGAGGATGTCAAGGACCGGATCCTCGAGTTTATCGCCGTCGGCAAAATGAAAGGCGACATTTCGGGTTCGATCCTGTGCCTGGTGGGTCCGCCCGGGGTGGGCAAGACCTCCATCGGCCACAGCGTCGCCGACGCCCTGGGGCGCAAGTTCTACCGCTTCTCCCTGGGCGGCATGCGCGACGAGGCGGAAATCAAAGGGCACCGGCGTACCTACATCGGCGCCATGCCGGGCAAATTCGTCCAGGCGATGAAAAGCGCCGGCACCGCCAACCCGGTCCTGATGCTGGATGAGATCGACAAGATCGGCGCCAGCTACCAGGGCGATCCGGCCTCGGCACTGCTCGAAGTGCTCGACCCGGAGCAGAACAGCAGTTTCCGCGACCATTACCTGGATGTGCCCTACGACCTGTCCAACGTGCTGTTTATCGCCACCGCCAACCAGCTCGACACCATCCCGGCGGCGCTGCTCGACCGCATGGAGGTGATTCGGCTCTCCGGCTACATCAAGGAGGAGAAGGTCGAAATCGCGCGCCGCTACCTGGTGCCCAAAGCCCTTAAAGGCCACGGCATCCCCAAGGGCAAGGTCGCCATCAGGCGCGACGCTCTCGAAAAGATTATCGATGACTATGCCCGTGAAGCGGGGGTGCGCAACCTCGAGAACCGCATCAAGAAGATCATGCGCAAAGCAGCCATGGAATTTGCCGGCGGCCGCGAGTCGAAGATCACCATCACCAAAAAGGAGGTGGAATCCTACCTCGGCAAACCGGTCTTCACCCCGGATGAATTTTTCGAGGGCGTGCCGGGCGTCGTCACCGGGCTGGCCTGGACCAGCATGGGCGGTGCCACCCTGCAGATCGAAGCCACCGCCGTGCCCAGCAAGAACAAGGGGTTCAAGCAGACGGGGCAGCTGGGCAACGTCATGGTTGAGAGCAGCGAGATCGCCTATTCCTTTACCATGGGGCACCTGAAGAAATACGGCAGCGATGCCGACTTCTTCGACCGCCACTTCGTACATCTGCATGTGCCGGCCGGCGCCACCCCCAAGGACGGCCCCTCCGCGGGCATCACCATGACCACCGCGCTGCTGTCCATGGTGTTGAACAAACCGGTGCGTGATCGGCTCGGCATGACCGGCGAACTGACGCTGACCGGGCGGGTCCTGCCCATCGGCGGCGTCAAGGAAAAAACCATCGCGGCACGGCGCGGCGGGCTCAAAATCCTGATTTTCCCGGAAGCCAACCGCAAGGACTTCGAGGAGCTGCCTTCCTATCTGCAGGAAGGGCTCGAAGTTCATTTCGCCACAAATTACGACGAAGTTTTTGAAATTGCCTTCAACCAGTCCCCGCCCAAAAGCACGAAAAGGGGCAAATCCAAAAACACATGATGTCAGGAGTCAAAAACCGAAATGAGTGTAGACGAATTGAAAGACGCCGTTCTGGCGCTGGAAGCCGATGAGAAAAAGCAGCTCCTGCTGGAGACCCTGCCCCAGTTGTCGCGCGAAGTCATGCAGGATCGCGAGTTTCTTATGCAGCTGCTGCCAATTTTCATGGGACTGATCAAGGACAGCGGAATCGACCTGGGCCAGCTGGCGCAGATGGCCATGATGATGAACGGCAACCGCCCCCCGCAGGCCTGATGATTGAGAATTGACGCCGTGGAAGGAACCTGCTAGCTTATAGCGCCATGACGACGATGACTGAACAAAAGCTTCTGAATAAAAACTGGTGGCGAATCTGGATGCACCCGGGTTCGCGCGCCTGACAACAAGGTTTCGCCGCGAATTCAGGACCGGCTCGCGGCGGCTCAAAACCTCAATCAAAGACGAAAGCCGCGGCCTCCTTACCGCGGCTTTCGTTTTACATGCAAATCCCCATCCCAGGAAAAGGATTCAGGAAATGAGAATTCTCAGCGGCATTCAGCCCTCCGGCAATCTTCATCTCGGTAATTACTTCGGCATGATGAAGAAGATGATTGCCTACCAGGAGAACGAAGATCTCTTCTGCTTTATCGCCAACTACCACGCCATGACCTCCGTCAGCGACGGCAAAGCCCTGGCGCGCGGGACCCTGGAAGCGGCGGCCAATTTTCTCGCTCTGGGGATGGATCCCGAACGCAGCACCTTCTGGGTACAGTCCGACGTCCCGGAAGTGCAGGAGCTGACCTGGGCGCTGTCGAACTTCACCCCCATGGGGCTGCTGGAACGCTGTCACAGCTACAAGGACAAGATCGCCAAGGGAATTGCGCCCAATCACGGCCTGTTCGCCTACCCGGTCCTGATGACGGCCGACATCCTGCTGTTTCAGAGCGAAAAGGTTCCGGTGGGCAAGGACCAGAAGCAGCACGTCGAAGTGGCGCGCGACATTGCCCTGAAATTCAATCATCATTACGGCGACATCTTCACCATCCCCGAACCCGAAATCGATGATGAGGTCGCAACGGTCCCCGGAATCGACGGCCAGAAGATGAGTAAGAGTTACGGCAATACCATCGATCTGTTTCAGGAAGACAAAGCGCTGCGCAAGCAGATCATGCGCATCGTCACCGACTCGACACCGGTTGAGGCCCCGAAAAACCCCGATACCTGCAATGTATTCCAGATTTACCGCCTGTTCCTCGACAAAGAACAGCAGCAGGAACTGCGCAACAGATACGAGGCCGGCGGCATGGGATACGGGGAAGTGAAGCAGGAGCTGTTTGAAACGGTGCGCGACTTCTTCGCGCCCTATGCCGAGCGGCGTCGCGAGCTGCTGGCCGATCCGGACGGCCTGCGCGCCATTCTGGCGCGCGGTGCCGAAAAAGCCCGCGCCGCCGGGGCAAAAACCTTGCGCAAGGTGCGCAAGAGAACCGGCCTGGCTTATTGAGCTGATCTTCACCCGTGAAGGATGGGCAGGACCTCACTCTTCACGGGTGAAGAAAACAAACGCCATGGCAGGACGCCGACTGCCCTCGTGCATGACGAATTTAACCGCATCGAACTGCCACCCCTGCTGCGTCCATTCATTGAGAATTGCCTCCAGCGAATCGTCTGTCACGGTACTGGTTTCCACCACTTTGTAGCGCATGGCATCACACCCTTTCCTTCCTGTCCACAAGGGGAGATTTCTACTGACTGCTCCCTCCTCCAATTAACGCTCGCCCATCCCCGTTACCGCATTTTTTTCACTTTCTGTTAAAAAACGAACAGGGTTATGACATAGCCCGAAAAATACGAAACAAACATAACGCAAAAAATAACATTTATTCACAGAAAGAAACCGTTTTTTACTTCTCCACAAAATCTTTGCGAACGCTTGCCTTTTGAAATATTTTTAAATCGTATTTTCAACAACTTACAAAGAATAAACAACTTTTCTCAGAGTAAAACACTACCCTAAATTTAAGTTTAAGGTTGACACAACTTTAGAACGGCGTATTATGTCCAGGAAAAATTGCGCCCCGATATGGTTTTTTCTGCGTTTGTTGGGGGCGCATTTCTGGTAAAAATTAAACATTTTTCTGGCCGACTCCCTCACCGGCGGAACCGAGAGAAAGGAGGCAAAACATTGTCCCCGGGCATCCGGGAAAGACTACCGCACAAACAGACGCCACTTCCCTCAGTGAGCGTTTAAGGCCCTATCGGGCCACCATGCAACAATCATTTATTTTATTTTGTCTATTTTTTCATGCCATGCGCAATCCGTAGAAACTTCCAGAGAGAAAAACAGAGAGAAAAGGAGTAACGCACATGGGACACGGACCCGCAGTCAAACTCGGCAAGGACAACGCGGCCGGGTACAAATCCAAAATCGGCATCAGCATGTTCGCCGTCTACACCATTATTTACGCCATTTTCGTAATGATCAACATTACTCAGCCAGAACTCATGCTTA
Protein-coding sequences here:
- a CDS encoding DUF4177 domain-containing protein: MRYKVVETSTVTDDSLEAILNEWTQQGWQFDAVKFVMHEGSRRPAMAFVFFTREE
- a CDS encoding DUF485 domain-containing protein, translated to MGHGPAVKLGKDNAAGYKSKIGISMFAVYTIIYAIFVMINITQPELMLIQIFGLNLAVVFGLGLIIFAFLLALVYNYFCTRAEARLNN
- a CDS encoding helix-turn-helix transcriptional regulator; translated protein: MLPTLSFAAFVLWLLAVPMNGPLLSAASINSAATFFLLPHVAFLFLTGTFTSAGLLRRLVPLCVLITVFISTALPFIPNAAQWFLIPLSASAAVVAIDATSRLHAAKEPVLAGALGLILGNLLFFVLLIWQKGDFLAFALVSLPLMLLILHPTYSNSPAPTFKEAKLWHYLPFVLVFHIVSGLMYGVLYPVYQPAAFLPGGELPFYMLTALAAVFLVRKQQEFSLIAGILLAMVSFALLQHTHPASINLSMFAMQAGQGFVDLFLLAYLLSFPRRIRAIGIGLATLCLGIYGGQLIGQFLQDFVGVIVMAGLISLNLAVLTLYLLGQRRLASTKNEVRGESPARTDFTISELPASSADTASHPAPEDILTPESQLPANLRLLLSPRECLVLTHSIEGCTYREIAHRLDISESTVKTYMKRICDKLGVQGRKGLFDALAAMKSPLSAS
- the trpS gene encoding tryptophan--tRNA ligase: MRILSGIQPSGNLHLGNYFGMMKKMIAYQENEDLFCFIANYHAMTSVSDGKALARGTLEAAANFLALGMDPERSTFWVQSDVPEVQELTWALSNFTPMGLLERCHSYKDKIAKGIAPNHGLFAYPVLMTADILLFQSEKVPVGKDQKQHVEVARDIALKFNHHYGDIFTIPEPEIDDEVATVPGIDGQKMSKSYGNTIDLFQEDKALRKQIMRIVTDSTPVEAPKNPDTCNVFQIYRLFLDKEQQQELRNRYEAGGMGYGEVKQELFETVRDFFAPYAERRRELLADPDGLRAILARGAEKARAAGAKTLRKVRKRTGLAY
- the lon gene encoding endopeptidase La, with protein sequence MSDEKDEMIEPDLPGDEDNNPEEEQESGLVLASEVLPSSLPLIPLRPRPAFPGIILPLAVNGAERAATIRQAMDTPSRAIGLVLVEDGEEADGPDNLHSVGVAGKIMKILHQEEDTIHLLVNTLERFTIEDIVVQDNGVLRGRVQYRYGAEMSVNPELKAYSMAIIGALKELVQINPLYSEEIKMFLNRSSLDDPGRLADFAANLTSADGQELQNILETFDVKKRIDRVLVLLKKELEVSRLQTEITKQIEEKISKQQREFFLKEQLKAIKKELGLEKEGKAAEVEKFEKRLAELKLNEEAQKTVNEELEKLKLLEPNSPEYTVTRNYLDWLTILPWGRFSKDSYRIDRARNVLDRDHYGLEDVKDRILEFIAVGKMKGDISGSILCLVGPPGVGKTSIGHSVADALGRKFYRFSLGGMRDEAEIKGHRRTYIGAMPGKFVQAMKSAGTANPVLMLDEIDKIGASYQGDPASALLEVLDPEQNSSFRDHYLDVPYDLSNVLFIATANQLDTIPAALLDRMEVIRLSGYIKEEKVEIARRYLVPKALKGHGIPKGKVAIRRDALEKIIDDYAREAGVRNLENRIKKIMRKAAMEFAGGRESKITITKKEVESYLGKPVFTPDEFFEGVPGVVTGLAWTSMGGATLQIEATAVPSKNKGFKQTGQLGNVMVESSEIAYSFTMGHLKKYGSDADFFDRHFVHLHVPAGATPKDGPSAGITMTTALLSMVLNKPVRDRLGMTGELTLTGRVLPIGGVKEKTIAARRGGLKILIFPEANRKDFEELPSYLQEGLEVHFATNYDEVFEIAFNQSPPKSTKRGKSKNT